In a single window of the Raphanus sativus cultivar WK10039 chromosome 9, ASM80110v3, whole genome shotgun sequence genome:
- the LOC108825843 gene encoding NAC domain-containing protein 30 encodes MDNIMHMPPGFRFHPTEEELVGYYLDRKINSMKSALDVIVEIDLYKMEPWDIQARCTLGYEEQNEWYFFSHKDRKYPTGTRTNRATAAGFWKATGRDKAVLSKNSVIGMRKTLVYYKGRAPNGRKSDWIMHEYRLQNSELAPVQEEGWVVCRAFRKPIPNQRPLGYEPWQSQLYHVDSSNNYSSSATMNTSHHIGASSSSHNLNQMKMSNNHYNANNVSSSMHQYGNIELPQLDSPSLSPSLGTNKDQNEGFEQEEEKNFNCVDWRTLDSLLETQVTHPQNPNALMSSFETQSYNPAQSFPSMLQNYNHEVETNIHDSLGCFPDS; translated from the exons ATGGATAACATAATGCATATGCCACCAGGATTCCGATTTCATCCGACAGAGGAAGAACTCGTCGGTTATTACCTAGATAGGAAGATCAATTCAATGAAGAGTGCTTTAGATGTCATTGTGGAGATTGATCTCTACAAAATGGAGCCGTGGGATATTCAGG CGAGATGCACACTAGGGTATGAAGAGCAAAATGAGTGGTATTTCTTTAGCCACAAGGACAGGAAGTACCCGACCGGGACTAGGACCAATAGAGCCACGGCCGCTGGGTTCTGGAAGGCCACCGGAAGAGACAAGGCGGTGCTTTCAAAGAACAGTGTCATAGGAATGCGGAAGACACTTGTCTATTACAAAGGTCGAGCTCCTAATGGAAGAAAATCCGATTGGATCATGCACGAATACCGTCTCCAAAACTCTGAGCTTGCCCCGGTTCAG GAGGAAGGCTGGGTCGTTTGTCGAGCATTTAGGAAGCCGATTCCAAACCAGAGGCCATTAGGGTACGAGCCATGGCAGAGCCAGCTCTACCACGTTGATAGTAGTAACAACTACTCATCTTCAGCGACAATGAACACGAGTCATCATATCGGTGCCTCTTCATCGAGCCATAACCTTAACCAAATGAAAATGAGCAATAATCACTACAATGCCAATAACGTATCCTCATCGATGCATCAATATGGTAACATCGAGCTCCCTCAGCTGGACAGCCCCAGCTTGTCGCCGAGTCTAGGGACGAATAAAGATCAGAATGAGGGATTcgagcaagaagaagagaagaacttCAACTGTGTGGACTGGAGAACACTAGATAGCTTGCTTGAGACACAAGTCACACATCCACAAAACCCTAATGCCCTAATGTCTTCGTTCGAGACGCAGTCGTATAATCCGGCGCAGAGCTTCCCTTCCATGCTTCAAAACTATAATCATGAGGTTGAAACAAATATACATGATTCTCTTGGATGTTTCCCTGACtcgtaa
- the LOC108823705 gene encoding uncharacterized membrane protein At4g09580, producing MSLTRNLIRDEELGAMSDDDDSPSGKRSKLDRFPLSRWELAVSLGVFLVFSSGLFCIYMTMPAAQFGKLKLPRSISDLRLLKDNLADYANEYPAQFVLGYCATYIFMQTFMIPGTIFMSLLAGALFGVIKGVVLVVFNATAGATCCFFLSKLIGRPLITWLWPDKLRFFQAEIGKRRDKLLNYMLFLRITPTLPNLFINLASPIVDVPFHIFFLATLVGLIPAAYITVRAGLAIGDLKSVKDLYDFKTLSVLFLIGFISILPTILKRKKIYE from the exons ATGTCTCTCACACGGAATCTAATCAGAGACGAAGAGCTCGGAGCCATGTCAGACGACGACGATTCACCCTCCGGAAAGCGATCTAAACTCGATCGGTTCCCTCTTAGCCGATGGGAACTCGCGGTCTCCCTCGGCGTCTTCCTCGTCTTCTCCTCTGGTCTCTTCTGCATCTACATGACAATGCCCGCTGCCCAATTCGGCAAGCTCAAGCTCCCCAGAAGCATCTCTGACCTCCGCTTGCTCAA aGACAATCTTGCAGACTATGCGAATGAGTACCCGGCGCAGTTCGTTTTAGGGTACTGTGCGACCTACATTTTCATGCAGACGTTTATGATCCCAGGGACTATCTTTATGTCGCTTTTGGCGGGAGCTCTCTTTGGGGTTATCAAAGGTGTTGTCTTGGTTGTTTTCAACGCAACCGCTGGAGCTACTTGCTGTTTCTTTTTGTCTAAGTTGATCGGTCGGCCTTTGATCACTTGGCTGTGGCCTGACAAGTTGAGATTCTTTCAGGCTGAG attGGTAAGCGTAGAGATAAGCTTTTGAATTATATGTTGTTTCTGAGGATAACACCAACACTGCCAAATCTGTTCATCAATTTGGCTTCTCCCATTGTTGATGTACCTTTTCATATCTTCTTTTTGGCGACATTGGTCGGTCTCATTCCCGCTGCTTACATAACCGTCAGA GCTGGACTTGCTATTGGAGATCTCAAATCGGTGAAGGACCTGTATGATTTCAAGACATTGTCAGTGCTTTTCCTCATTGGGTTTATCTCCATACTCCCAACAATactgaaaagaaagaagatatatGAATAG
- the LOC130499857 gene encoding subtilisin-like protease SBT3.11: MAESSKSSTPEANVHIIYTEKPTNEEPKDYHLRTLSSVLGSEKAAKDALVYSYKEAASGFSAMLTPEQVAKISKKPGVIQVVSSQTYQSPKPVGERVVAATSEPKVHIIYTEKPTNEEPKKYHLRRLSSVLGRSCGRDRDGTGL; the protein is encoded by the exons ATGGCTGAATCTAGCAAATCATCGACGCCGGAAGCGAACGTGCACATCATCTACACCGAGAAGCCTACCAATGAGGAACCTAAAGACTATCATCTACGCACACTCTCCTCCGTTCTTGGCAG TGAAAAAGCTGCTAAGGACGCATTGGTATACAGCTACAAGGAAGCTGCGTCTGGTTTCTCAGCTATGCTCACCCCTGAGCAAGTCGCCAAGATCTCCA AAAAACCAGGTGTGATTCAAGTTGTGTCAAGCCAAACCTACCAGTCGCCCAAACCTGTTGGTG AAAGAGTTGTTGCTGCAACGTCCGAACCGAAGGTTCACATCATCTACACAGAGAAGCCTACCAATGAGGAACCCAAAAAGTATCATCTCCGTAGACTCTCCTCCGTGCTTGGCAG GTCTTGCGGGCGTGACCGCGACGGTACTGGGCTTTAG
- the LOC108828034 gene encoding ABC transporter G family member 25 yields the protein MSGFDGFENQMNGPDSSPRLPQDHRDQPSSLFSSSPCFPITLKFVDVCYRVKIHGKSSDSLKLKRLLGLEHKPSDETPPTERTILSGVTGMVTPGEFMAVLGPSGSGKSTLLNAVAGRLHGPGLTGKILANDAKLTKQSLKLTGFVAQDDLLYPHLTVRETLVFVALLRLPRSLTRDDKIKAAEAVISELGLAKCENTVVGNTFIRGISGGERKRVSIAHELLINPSLLVLDEPTSGLDATAALRLVQTLAGLARGKGKTVVTSIHQPSSRAFQMFDTVLLLSEGRCLFVGKGRDAMAYFESVGFSPAFPMNPADFLLDLANGVCQIDGITEQEKPDARQTLAIAYDTLLAPNVRACIDASPSPAENARFVKTRKNARGIMSGLATWSSQLCILLHRLIKERRHESFDALRIFQVLAASLLCSLMWWHSDYRDVHDRLGLLFFVSIFWGVLPSFNAVFTFPQERAIFTRERASGMYTLSSYFMAHVIGSLTMELVLPAAFLTLTYWMVGLRPGLIPFLLTLSVLLLYVLASQGLGLALGAAIMDAKKASTIVTVTMLAFVLTGGYYVNKVPSGMVWMKYVSTTFYCYRLLIAVQYGNGDEILAMVGCKPKGTQGAAKTAGCRFMEEEVIGDIGLWTSVSALFFMFVGYRVLAYLALRRIKL from the exons ATGTCAGGTTTTGACGGCTTTGAAAATCAAATGAACGGTCCAGATTCATCACCTCGTCTCCCTCAAGATCATCGTGACCAGCCTTCCTCGTTATTTTCATCGTCTCCGTGTTTCCCAATCACCCTCAAG ttCGTCGATGTGTGTTACCGAGTGAAGATCCACGGCAAATCCAGCGATTCCTTGAAACTCAAGAGATTGTTGGGACTCGAACACAAACCGTCCGATGAGACTCCACCGACGGAGAGGACGATACTTAGCGGCGTCACCGGAATGGTGACACCTGGCGAGTTCATGGCCGTTCTCGGACCATCGGGGAGCGGTAAATCGACGCTGCTAAACGCGGTCGCAGGGAGACTCCATGGACCAGGCCTCACCGGAAAAATACTCGCCAACGACGCCAAGCTAACGAAGCAGTCGTTGAAACTCACCGGCTTCGTGGCCCAAGACGACCTTCTTTACCCGCACTTGACGGTGCGGGAGACCTTAGTGTTCGTCGCCCTCCTCCGCCTCCCCCGAAGCCTCACGAGAGACGACAAGATCAAAGCCGCCGAGGCCGTGATCTCCGAGCTCGGGCTCGCGAAATGCGAGAACACGGTGGTGGGCAACACGTTCATCAGAGGGATCTCGGGTGGCGAGAGGAAACGTGTGAGCATCGCTCACGAGCTGCTCATCAACCCGAGCCTGCTCGTTTTGGACGAGCCGACGTCGGGGCTCGACGCGACGGCGGCTCTGAGGCTGGTCCAGACGCTGGCTGGGTTGGCTCGTGGGAAAGGGAAGACGGTGGTGACGTCGATTCACCAGCCGTCGAGCCGTGCGTTTCAGATGTTTGACACCGTGCTGCTTCTGAGCGAGGGGAGGTGTTTGTTCGTCGGGAAAGGGAGAGACGCCATGGCTTACTTCGAGTCCGTCGGATTCTCGCCGGCGTTTCCGATGAATCCGGCTGACTTCCTTCTTGATCTTGCTAACG GTGTGTGTCAGATTGACGGTATAACGGAGCAGGAAAAACCAGACGCGAGACAAACACTAGCCATTGCTTACGACACATTGCTAGCCCCAAACGTCAGAGCTTGCATCGACGCGTCACCTTCTCCCGCAGAGAATGCACGTTTTGTGAAAACGAGAAAAAACGCTCGTGGAATAATGTCCGGTCTTGCGACATGGTCTAGTCAGCTATGCATCCTCCTCCACAGACTTATAAAAGAGCGCCGCCACGAATCTTTTGATGCACTTCGCATTTTCCAAGTCCTCGCAGCTTCACTGCTTTGTAGTCTCATGTGGTGGCACTCAGATTATCGAGACGTGCAC GACCGACTAGGACTACTCTTCTTCGTATCTATTTTCTGGGGGGTACTTCCGTCATTTAACGCTGTCTTCACTTTTCCGCAAGAACGAGCGATTTTCACTCGAGAACGGGCGTCTGGTATGTACACACTCTCGTCTTACTTCATGGCTCACGTCATCGGATCGCTCACCATGGAACTCGTTCTCCCGGCAGCGTTCTTGACGCTAACTTACTGGATGGTCGGTCTACGTCCAGGACTAATTCCTTTCCTCCTCACCCTTTCCGTGCTATTGCTATACGTCTTAGCCTCACAGGGACTCGGACTTGCCTTAGGCGCAGCTATCATGGACGCTAAAAAAGCCTCCACGATCGTGACAGTGACAATGCTAGCGTTTGTTTTAACCGGCGGTTACTATGTTAACAAAGTGCCATCAGGCATGGTGTGGATGAAATACGTTTCCACGACGTTTTATTGTTACCGTCTATTAATAGCGGTTCAGTACGGAAATGGCGATGAGATATTGGCGATGGTTGGATGCAAGCCAAAGGGAACGCAAGGAGCGGCAAAGACGGCTGGGTGTCGGTTTATGGAGGAGGAAGTGATCGGAGACATTGGATTGTGGACGAGCGTTAGCGCTTTGTTCTTCATGTTTGTTGGTTATAGAGTATTGGCGTATTTGGCCTTGAGGCGTATTAAACTATAA
- the LOC108825575 gene encoding uncharacterized protein LOC108825575, translating into MDSSRTRTLGRRSDPVNFPAKTNTSSRRSLSSSSFSSFSSCSSSSLVFQGDSPLNSPATPLRLLGVPFSWEHLPGKPKDYSHRLNHLLSKESSLILPLPPHRSTHFPVSGKNKKPNSLSKKNSFPVIEKDPFAAALLECSRDDVDDEDDREDERFRGNSSGSSKALSKSSIGDRFGLVSLYGSCRRTCTVAESIVYLPRPRKASSYDH; encoded by the coding sequence aTGGATTCTTCAAGAACTCGAACTTTAGGCAGAAGATCTGATCCGGTCAACTTTCCGGCGAAGACAAACACTTCATCCCGGCGATCtttatcttcttcctccttctcATCCTTCTCCTCTTGCTCCTCTAGCTCCCTCGTGTTTCAAGGCGACTCTCCTTTAAATTCTCCCGCGACTCCTCTTCGTCTCCTCGGTGTTCCATTCTCTTGGGAACATCTTCCAGGGAAACCCAAAGATTACTCTCACAGACTCAACCACCTCCTAAGTAAAGAATCTTCACTTATACTACCCCTCCCTCCTCACCGGAGTACACATTTTCCGGTGTccggaaaaaataaaaaacctaaCAGTTTAAGTAAGAAGAACAGCTTCCCggtgattgagaaagatccatTCGCGGCCGCGTTGTTGGAGTGTTCCAGAGACGACGTTGACGATGAAGACGACAGGGAAGACGAGAGGTTCCGAGGAAACTCCAGTGGATCAAGCAAGGCGCTATCTAAGAGCAGCATTGGCGACAGGTTTGGGTTAGTGAGTCTTTACGGTTCTTGTCGGAGAACTTGTACCGTTGCAGAGTCCATTGTTTATCTCCCAAGACCGAGAAAAGCTTCTTCTTATGATCACTGA
- the LOC108828371 gene encoding receptor homology region, transmembrane domain- and RING domain-containing protein 2 isoform X1 — MMNRPLVLLLLLFLHVFTLSSAKLILIRNNITRSFDDIEANFAPSVKAAGEIGLLYVAEPFDACSNLMNKPEQSSNGTTSPFVLIVRGGCSFEDKVRKAQRAGFKAAIIHDNEDRGTLIAMAGNSGGIKIHAVFVTKETGDALKEFAGLSDTKVYLLPSFENSAWSIMAVSFISLLAMSAVLATCFFVRRHRIRRRTSRSSSRVREFHGMSRRLVKAMPSLIFTSFHEDNTTAFTCAICLEDYNVGDKLRLLPCRHKFHAVCVDSWLTSWRTFCPVCKRDARTANGEPPASESTPLLSSASSSFRSSSALSSFRSSAMLIGPSMGSLPTSISFSPAHASSSYIRQSFRSSSLRRSPPISVSRSSMDLRHQGASPSPSQRSYMASPQSFNYPTLSPLNASRYMSPYRPSPISASPGLVGSSSNHPLNPLRYSESAGTFSPYASANSLPDC; from the exons ATGATGAATCGTCCCCTGGTGCTTCTTCTCCTACTCTTCCTCCACGTCTTCACCCTTTCTTCAGCCAAACTCATTCTCATCAGGAACAACATCACTCGCTCTTTCGACGACATCGAAGCTAACTTCG CTCCATCTGTTAAGGCAGCTGGTGAAATTGGGTTGCTTTATGTGGCTGAGCCTTTTGACGCGTGCTCTAACTTGATGAATAAGCCAGAACAGAGCTCTAACGGTACTACTTCCCCTTTCGTGTTGATCGTTAGAGGAGGTTGTAGTTTCGAAGATAAAGTCAGAAAAGCACAGAGAGCTGGTTTCAAAGCTGCTATTATACACGACAACGAAGACCGTGGAACCTTGATAGCAA TGGCAGGTAACTCGGGAGGCATCAAGATTCATGCGGTTTTCGTTACCAAAGAGACGGGAGATGCGTTAAAGGAGTTCGCGGGGTTGTCTGATACCAAAGTGTATCTCCTTCCTAGCTTCGAGAACTCTGCTTGGTCCATCATGGCCGTCTCATTCATCTCTCTGTTAGCAATGTCAGCTGTTCTCGCCACTTGTTTCTTCGTCCGTAGGCATCGGATAAGAAGGCGTACATCTCGCTCCTCCTCTAGAGTCAGAGAGTTTCACGGCATGAGCCGCCGCTTGGTGAAAGCGATGCCGAGTCTAATCTTCACTTCGTTCCACGAAGACAACACGACCGCGTTCACTTGCGCTATCTGCCTCGAAGACTACAACGTCGGAGACAAGCTCAGGCTCTTACCTTGCCGTCATA AGTTTCACGCGGTGTGTGTTGACTCGTGGCTAACCTCATGGAGAACGTTCTGCCCCGTGTGCAAACGAGACGCGAGAACAGCCAACGGGGAGCCCCCAGCTTCGGAGAGCACACCGCTGCTCTCGTCCGCCTCGTCGTCTTTCCGATCTTCCTCTGCTCTATCTTCATTCAGATCATCAGCAATGTTAATCGGTCCTTCCATGGGATCATTACCAACTTCAATCTCCTTCTCTCCCGCACACGCGAGCTCTTCCTACATCAGACAGTCCTTCAGGTCTTCCTCTCTAAGGAGATCTCCTCCGATAAGCGTGAGTCGAAGCTCGATGGATCTCAGACACCAGGGAGCTTCTCCATCGCCGTCGCAGAGATCGTACATGGCTTCTCCGCAGTCGTTTAACTACCCGACTCTGTCACCTCTCAACGCTAGCAGGTACATGTCACCGTATAGGCCTAGCCCGATCAGTGCTTCACCTGGACTAGTCGGGTCGTCATCGAATCATCCGTTGAATCCTCTGCGTTACAGTGAGTCAGCAGGAACTTTCTCTCCATACGCTTCTGCGAACTCGCTGCCAGACTGTTGA
- the LOC108828371 gene encoding receptor homology region, transmembrane domain- and RING domain-containing protein 2 isoform X2, whose translation MMNRPLVLLLLLFLHVFTLSSAKLILIRNNITRSFDDIEANFAPSVKAAGEIGLLYVAEPFDACSNLMNKPEQSSNGTTSPFVLIVRGGCSFEDKVRKAQRAGFKAAIIHDNEDRGTLIASNSGGIKIHAVFVTKETGDALKEFAGLSDTKVYLLPSFENSAWSIMAVSFISLLAMSAVLATCFFVRRHRIRRRTSRSSSRVREFHGMSRRLVKAMPSLIFTSFHEDNTTAFTCAICLEDYNVGDKLRLLPCRHKFHAVCVDSWLTSWRTFCPVCKRDARTANGEPPASESTPLLSSASSSFRSSSALSSFRSSAMLIGPSMGSLPTSISFSPAHASSSYIRQSFRSSSLRRSPPISVSRSSMDLRHQGASPSPSQRSYMASPQSFNYPTLSPLNASRYMSPYRPSPISASPGLVGSSSNHPLNPLRYSESAGTFSPYASANSLPDC comes from the exons ATGATGAATCGTCCCCTGGTGCTTCTTCTCCTACTCTTCCTCCACGTCTTCACCCTTTCTTCAGCCAAACTCATTCTCATCAGGAACAACATCACTCGCTCTTTCGACGACATCGAAGCTAACTTCG CTCCATCTGTTAAGGCAGCTGGTGAAATTGGGTTGCTTTATGTGGCTGAGCCTTTTGACGCGTGCTCTAACTTGATGAATAAGCCAGAACAGAGCTCTAACGGTACTACTTCCCCTTTCGTGTTGATCGTTAGAGGAGGTTGTAGTTTCGAAGATAAAGTCAGAAAAGCACAGAGAGCTGGTTTCAAAGCTGCTATTATACACGACAACGAAGACCGTGGAACCTTGATAGCAA GTAACTCGGGAGGCATCAAGATTCATGCGGTTTTCGTTACCAAAGAGACGGGAGATGCGTTAAAGGAGTTCGCGGGGTTGTCTGATACCAAAGTGTATCTCCTTCCTAGCTTCGAGAACTCTGCTTGGTCCATCATGGCCGTCTCATTCATCTCTCTGTTAGCAATGTCAGCTGTTCTCGCCACTTGTTTCTTCGTCCGTAGGCATCGGATAAGAAGGCGTACATCTCGCTCCTCCTCTAGAGTCAGAGAGTTTCACGGCATGAGCCGCCGCTTGGTGAAAGCGATGCCGAGTCTAATCTTCACTTCGTTCCACGAAGACAACACGACCGCGTTCACTTGCGCTATCTGCCTCGAAGACTACAACGTCGGAGACAAGCTCAGGCTCTTACCTTGCCGTCATA AGTTTCACGCGGTGTGTGTTGACTCGTGGCTAACCTCATGGAGAACGTTCTGCCCCGTGTGCAAACGAGACGCGAGAACAGCCAACGGGGAGCCCCCAGCTTCGGAGAGCACACCGCTGCTCTCGTCCGCCTCGTCGTCTTTCCGATCTTCCTCTGCTCTATCTTCATTCAGATCATCAGCAATGTTAATCGGTCCTTCCATGGGATCATTACCAACTTCAATCTCCTTCTCTCCCGCACACGCGAGCTCTTCCTACATCAGACAGTCCTTCAGGTCTTCCTCTCTAAGGAGATCTCCTCCGATAAGCGTGAGTCGAAGCTCGATGGATCTCAGACACCAGGGAGCTTCTCCATCGCCGTCGCAGAGATCGTACATGGCTTCTCCGCAGTCGTTTAACTACCCGACTCTGTCACCTCTCAACGCTAGCAGGTACATGTCACCGTATAGGCCTAGCCCGATCAGTGCTTCACCTGGACTAGTCGGGTCGTCATCGAATCATCCGTTGAATCCTCTGCGTTACAGTGAGTCAGCAGGAACTTTCTCTCCATACGCTTCTGCGAACTCGCTGCCAGACTGTTGA